AGCAGCTGTTCTCATTCCTGGATCTCAAGGCGTAAGAGGAGGGAATATTGCACAAGAGCTGGTGAGAGCTGGAGCTTGGAGGAGAAATGCATCCCCTGCCCGGACACATCCCCCCAGGGCAGGGAGGTTGCCACATTGCAGGAAATCCCTTCCTCTTTCCAAACTTTTATCTCTGCAGTGCCTCTCAGTGGCTGAATTCAACCAGCACCCAGGGGCAAAGGAGCAACACGGTCAGCCTTAGGAGGCTCAGAGCAGGGCAGAGAAGAGTGAAGAGAAGATGGGAAACGGACAGTGTACATGCAGAGCAGGGAGAGAACGCCGGGCACTCTGCTGAAGGTTTATAATGAGAAACAGCCATGCCTTACCCACTCCCTTCCCAGTCATGCTCCTCAGAGACAGCCACCTTCAGCTCTTCTAGTTTCCTCTTTATTATTTAATTCCATATTTCTAAGCAATAGATTTATACTGCCATTTTAAATTTATCCATCGCCTTCCTTAACCACCGCCCATCTTTCACTCACATCATAGTTAGATATTTCTCGAGTTGTTATTTCAACACCTTAAATACCTCTTACCCTTCTTTCACCCTCACCATCTTTAGATATTTTGCTTGTTGTTAAGTCAGTGTTTACATTATTAGGAGTGGGCAGAAATTATTCCATGGCCAAGAGGTTCAGGATGATtgggccttctttttttttaattgaagtgcagtcaatgacaacgtgtcaatttctggtgtacatcataatatatcaatcatacatgtatatacatacattcatttttatattctttttcattataggttactacaagatattgaatatagttccctgtgctatacaaaagaaatctgttgtttatctgttttatatatcgtGGTTAGCACCtgtaaatctcaagctcccagtttattccttcccaccctctttcccccggtaaccatgttttttttccttttactatgtctgtgagtctatttctgttttgtagataagttcattagtgttttcttttttttttttagattccacatatgagtgatatcatatggtatttttcattttctttccagcttacttcacttagaatgacaatctcttgGTCTattcatgttgttacaaatggcattattttattctttcttatggctgagtagtattccattatataaatataccacaactgctttatccagtcatctgttgatggacatttaggttgtttctttgccttggctattgtaaatagtgctgctatgaacactgggatgcatgtatctttttgaattagagttccctccggatatacgcccaagagtgggattgctggatcataggctgagtctatttttagttttttgaggaatctccatactgttttccataatggctgcaccaaaccacattcccaccagcagtgtaggagggttcccttttctccacaccctcccagcATTTATTGTGCATGACCATTtggatgatggcctttctgactgttgtgaggtgatatctcattgtagtcttaatttgcatttctctgatagttagtgacactgagcgttttttcatgtgcctattggccatttttatatcttcattggagaattgcttgtttaggtcttctgcacatttttggattaggttgtttttttttgttgttgttattaagctgtatgagctgtttacatattctgaaattaagcccttatcagttacatcatttgcaaatattttctccaattccataggttgtctttttgctttgcttatggtatcctttgctgtgcaaaggcttataagtttaattaggtccaatttgttaatttttgcttttatttctattgtctgggaAAACATTGCTAAGGTTTACTACaagtactctttgttgacacTGCCCTTGTCCCTGCCTCAGCCATGGGAACATTGGCAACCGACTCTGGTAGCCCCCTAGGTTCTAAACCCACAGAGCCACCAGCGAAGATCTGCCAATGTTAAGCACTAGGACCCAGCATAGCATGCATGCAGCCTCACACCTGGATCCATGGTGGGACACAGATTTAGCGCAGACCCCAGCTCTGCATTAGCATATGGTACACAGTCCCACTGTTAATGCCAAACTCATCCCCATCACGTACCAGAAATACATTCGTTCATCTTAGAAGTGCACATCCACAAAGGCTCCAATGGAGCAAATCCACCACTGCTGCTTGGGGCTGGAATCAAACCTCAGTCCTGCCCATGAAGTTGAGGCATCTctgggtatggattcaggtttcagctccacctcctccagggagctgCAAACCAGTGATTGTGTGGAAAAGATGGCTATTTCTGAACCCCCCCTCTTCTCGTGAGAATGTGAGCCAACAGTGGTGCCAAGCAATGTTCTCTGGGTTAGCGGCTGTGGCCTGGCTGCATTGTTGTGTACcagcagttgtgtgtgtgtgtgtgtgtgtgtgtgtgtgttttaatgggGGTTCTgggctgttctgttctgcacacaTTCCAACCCACAGCCTGCACCACACTCCAGTCTTCTGAGGCTGCCTCTGGGCAGTCAGCCCCAGTCCTGTCCCTGGGTTTGTTCGTGAAAGACTGAGAtccagcagccagtcctggcCCACACCCACTGGCTCACATTTCAGTCCAGGGATTGCAGagcctcctttaaaaaaattcctcattTTGTTCTGTAGTGAGAAGCACATTGATTTATCATTTGTCTTGGTTTCTACGAGCTTCTTGCTAAGTTTATctaaataatctaacatttttGTACCATGTCTTTAGGGAAAATTTGTCATATGCTCAAACCtatctgtttattttgttattttaacttttgaatttaatttaatttaatttaattttcctctGTCTGCTGGCTGCAATCTGGACTGCTTGGGCCCTAGTCCAGCTACTGCTGTCAtctggaaattttctttttctgttgtggTAGACAGAATTGTAAAGATGTTCCCCAAGATGCCAATCTACTATTTATTCAAGCAAATACTCAGTCATGGTACTACCGTGGGGGACTTTGCAGATGCTATTACGGTCACTAATGAGCTGACCTCAAAATAGGGAGATCACCTTGTGGGCCCAGTGTAGCCATATGTGCCCTTAAagcagaagagggaggcagaaagttGGTCAGAGAGATATGACAGGAAAGATGAGGCCGAAGGGGAGGACAGGGAGATTTGAAGAATGAGAAGGACTTGAACTTCTGGGGGTGGCCTAGACGCTGACACCAAGCCCAAGGAGTCAGGGACCTCAGTCCCACAACCAGAGGAacagaattctgccaacaacctcaATCAGGTTGGAAGCAGAATCATCCCTAGGGCCTCCAGAAAGGAGTGCGCCCTCTCACGTCTTGATTTTGACTTTGTGAGACTCTCAGCAAAGAACCAGGTAAACTGTGCTGTGCCTGAGCTGTGAGGTAATaaacttgtgttgttttaagctgctgcatttgtggtaatttgttacatcaCAAGAGAAAACTAGTGAAGCTGTCGCCATGGGCTTCACTCTCGTCTTCCTTGTGCTGGAGTCCCGCTTTCCAGGCcctttgattttctcctggagCATATTCTCCAGTACAGCTGTTTTCAAACAGGTTGGTCTCAGGAGCCTTTCACGCTCTTAAAACTTATTTACGACCccaaagaatgtttgttgtgATTATACCTATTAACATTCAccaggccgccgccgccgccgccgccgcccgggcccccgcccccggccccgcgggGCCTCCCGCCCCCACCCAGGGGGCGTcgccgccgccgtcgccgccgCGCTCCGCGGCCCGCCAGgcgccctccttccctccctcccgccgGCCGGGGTgcgcgggcggcggggcggcccGCGGGCCATGCGTTCTGCGCGGCCCAGCCCGGCCGGCCGGGGGCGGCGCCCCGAGCCCGGGCCCCGCACGGCCCGCGCCCCCGGCCCCCGCTGAGTCCCGGGGACCCGCCGTGGCCGAGGCCATGTTCCCCGTGTTCCCTTGCACGCTGCTGGCCCCCCACTTCCCCGTGCTGGGCCTGGACTCCCGGGGAGTGGGCGGCCTCATGAACTTCCCGCCACCTCAGGGTCACGCCCAGAACCCCCTGCAGGTCGGGGCTGAGCTCCAGTCCCGCTTCTTTGCCTCCCAGGGCTGCGCCCAGAGTCCATTCCAGGCCGCGCCGGCGCCCCCACCCACGCCCCAGGCCCCGGCGGCCGAGCCCCtccaggtggacttgctcccggTTCTCGCCGCCGCCCAGGAGTCCGCCGCGGCCGCGGCTGCGGCCGCGgctgcggccgccgccgccgttgCTGCTGCGCCCCCGGCCGCCGCCTCCACTGTGGACACAGCGGCTCTGAAGCAGCCCCCGGCGCCCCCTCCGCCGCCCCCGCCGGTGTCGGCGCCCGCCGCGGAGGCCGCGCCCCCAGTTTCTGCCTCCACCATCGCCGCAGCCGCGGCCACCGCCGTCGTAGCCCCAACTTCGACGGTCGCCGTGGCCCCGGTTGCATCTGCCTTGGAGAAGAAGACAAAGAGCAAGGGGCCCTACATTTGCGCCCTGTGCGCCAAGGAGTTCAAGAACGGCTGCAATCTCCGGAGGCACGAGGCCATCCACACAGGAGCCAAAGCCGGCCGGGTCCCCTCGGGTGCTATGAAGATGCCCACAATGGTGCCCCTGAGCCTCCTGAGCGTGCCCCAGCTGAGTGGAgccggcgggggagggggagaagcggGTGCCGGCGGCGGAGCGGCCGCAGTGGCCGCCGGTGGCGTGGTGATCACGACCGCCTCGGGAAAGCGCATCCGGAAGAACCACGCCTGCGAGATGTGCGGCAAGGCTTTCCGCGACGTCTACCACCTGAACCGACATAAGCTGTCGCATTCGGACGAGAAGCCCTACCAGTGCCCGGTGTGCCAGCAGCGCTTCAAGCGCAAGGACCGCATGAGCTACCACATGCGCTCACATGACGGCGCTGTGCACAAGCCCTACAACTGCTCCCACTGTGGCAAGAGCTTCTCCCGGCCGGATCACCTCAACAGTCACGTCAGACAAGTGCACTCAACAGAACGGCCCTTCAAATGTGAGAAATGTGAGAAATGTGAGGCAGCTTTTGGTACGAAGGATCGACTGCGGGCCCACACAGTACGACACGAGGAGAAGGTGCCATGTCATGTGTGTGGCAAGATGTTGAGCTCGGCTTATATTTCGAACCACATGAAGGTGCACAGCCAGGGCCCTCACCATGTCTGTGAGCTCTGCAACAAAGGCTTCACCACGGCAGCATACCTGCGCATCCACGCGGTGAAGGACCATGGGCTCCAGGCCCCGCGGGCTGACCGCATCCTGTGCAAGCTGTGCAGCGTGCACTGCAAGACCCCTGCCCAGCTGGCCGGCCACATGCAGACCCATCTGGGGGGGGCCGCCCCCCTGTCCCAGGAGACGCCCCCCAGCCACAGCCCACCTGCTGAGGGGGACCCCCGCACCCACCAGGTACAGGTGAAGTGTGTCCAAtggcagcagcggcggcagcagcagcagcggcggcggcggcagcagtgGCAGCCCCTCCCACAGCTGTGGGCTCCCTCTCGGCGGCCGATGGGGTGC
The genomic region above belongs to Vicugna pacos chromosome 15, VicPac4, whole genome shotgun sequence and contains:
- the LOC102529302 gene encoding myc-associated zinc finger protein, which codes for MFPVFPCTLLAPHFPVLGLDSRGVGGLMNFPPPQGHAQNPLQVGAELQSRFFASQGCAQSPFQAAPAPPPTPQAPAAEPLQVDLLPVLAAAQESAAAAAAAAAAAAAAVAAAPPAAASTVDTAALKQPPAPPPPPPPVSAPAAEAAPPVSASTIAAAAATAVVAPTSTVAVAPVASALEKKTKSKGPYICALCAKEFKNGCNLRRHEAIHTGAKAGRVPSGAMKMPTMVPLSLLSVPQLSGAGGGGGEAGAGGGAAAVAAGGVVITTASGKRIRKNHACEMCGKAFRDVYHLNRHKLSHSDEKPYQCPVCQQRFKRKDRMSYHMRSHDGAVHKPYNCSHCGKSFSRPDHLNSHVRQVHSTERPFKCEKCEKCEAAFGTKDRLRAHTVRHEEKVPCHVCGKMLSSAYISNHMKVHSQGPHHVCELCNKGTGEVCPMAAAAAAAAAAAAAAVAAPPTAVGSLSAADGVPVSSQPLPSQPW